The genomic interval TTACCCGTCATCGATGCCCGGTCCCGCATACTGATACGGACCGACACCACGGGCCACACTCGGTTACGCTCGTCGCATCATGCGTTTCGGGCTGCTTCTCCTTAGCTGCCGCGGCGAGGGCCTGTAGTCGTAGGCCGACCCCCTCCCCGCGGAGTCTGGTGCTGCAGCGACACAGTCGGCCGACCCCCGCTGGACCGAGGAGCCCTACGCCATGACCACCGTGAACCCTGCCGGTAACCCCGTGAATCCCGCCCGTGATTCCGTCGGACGCCCCACCCCGATCACCAACGCGACGCAGCTCCAGAAGCCGTCCGGGATGCCGGTCCACAAGTACCGCGGCTACGAGGCCGTGGACATCGCCGACCGCACCTGGCCCGACAACCGGATCACCGTCGCGCCCCGCTGGCTCTCCACGGACCTGCGCGACGGCAACCAGGCGCTGATCGACCCGATGTCCCCGGCGCGCAAGCGCGAGATGTTCGACCTGCTGGTCGCGATGGGCTACAAGGAGATCGAGGTCGGCTTCCCGTCCTCCGGCGAGACCGACTTCAACTTCGTCCGCTCCATCATCGAAGAGGGCGCGATCCCCGAGGACGTGACGATCTCCGTCCTGACGCAGGCCCGCGAGGAGCTGATCGAGCGCACCGTGGAGTCGCTGGTCGGCGCCCGCCGGGCCACCGTCCACCTGTACAACGCCACCGCCCCCACCTTCCGCCGCGTCGTCTTCCGCGGCTCGCGCGACGAGGTCAAGCAGATCGCGGTGGACGGCACCCGGCTGGTCATGGAGTACGCCGAGAAGATCCTGGGCCCGGAGACGACCTTCGGCTACCAGTACAGCCCGGAGATCTTCACCGACACCGAGCTGGACTTCGCCCTGGAGGTCTGCGAGGCCGTCTGCGACGTCTGGCAGCCGGAGGAGGGCCGCGAGATCATCCTCAACCTGCCCGCCACCGTGGAGCGTTCGACGCCCTCCACCCACGCGGACCGCTTCGAGTGGATGTCCCGCAACCTGACCCGCCGCGAGTTCGTCTGCCTGTCGGTCCACCCGCACAACGACCGGGGCACCGCCGTCGCCGCCGCCGAGCTGGCCATCATGGCCGGCGCCGACCGCATCGAGGGCTGCCTGTTCGGCCAGGGCGAGCGCACCGGCAACGTCGACCTGGTCACCCTGGGCATGAACCTCTTCTCCCAGGGCGTCGACCCGCAGATCGACTTCTCGCAGATCGACGAGATCCGCCGCACCAGCGAGTACTGCAACCAGATGGAGATCCACCCGCGCCACCCCTACGCGGGCGACCTGGTCTACACCGCCTTCTCCGGCTCCCACCAGGACGCCATCAAGAAGGGCTTCGACGCCCTGGAGCGGGACGCCGCCGTCCAGGGGAAGACGGTCGACGACATCGAGTGGGCCGTGCCGTACCTGCCGATCGACCCGAAGGACGTCGGCCGCTCCTACGAGGCCGTCATCCGGGTCAACTCGCAGTCCGGCAAGGGCGGTATCGCCTACGTCCTGAAGAACGACCACAAGCTGGACCTGCCGCGCCGGATGCAGATCGAGTTCTCCCGGATCATTCAGGCCAAGACCGACGCCGAGGGCGGCGAGGTCACCCCGGGCCAGATCTGGACCACCTTCCAGGACGAGTACCTGCCCAACGCGGAGAACGCTGTGGCTCGATGGGGCCGCGTCCAGCTGCGCTCCGGCCAGACCACCACCGACACCGACGGCCGGGACACCCTGACCGTCGAGGCCACCGTCGACGGCACGGACACCGTGCTGAGCGGCACGGGCAACGGCCCGATCTCCGCGTTCTTCGAGGCGCTGCAGGCCATCGGCATCGACGCCCGGCTGCTGGACTACACCGAGCACACGATGAGCGAGGGCGCCAGCGCCCAGGCCGCCTCGTACATCGAGTGCGCGATCGACGGCAAGGTCCTGTGGGGCATCGGCATCGACGCCAACACCACCCGCGCCTCGCTCAAGGCGGTCGTCTCCGCCGTCAACCGCGCGGCCCGCTGACCCGTCCGGCCCCTCCCGGGCCTTCGCGTACCCCTCCCCGTACGGACGTCCGATTCGACCCCGTACGACGGCAATGACGGACCCCGACCACCCGCCCCGGGTGGTCGGGGTTCGGCCATATCCGGGGGTTGTGACGTCCCAGAGGCTGACGCCGCATCGCACGTGTGGCTAACATCACGTCCAACACACGGCAATGTTGCCGGAGCGTTACGGAGGTGTGCGACGTGCGGTCAGCCAAAGGACAACGCGCTCTGAGGCCGGTCCTCTGCGGCGTTCGCACCATCTGGGACGCCGTCGGCGACGGCGCCTTCTTCTGCCCCGGCTGCGGCGGAGACCGCAACTACCGCCGGCTCACCGGCCGCCGCCGCCTCACCGTCCTCGGCGTCCCGCTGGTCGGCAGGGGCGAGACCGAGCCCGTCGTCGAGTGCGCCGCCTGCCTCACCCACTACGCCCCCGAGGCCCTGGACCACCCCACCACGACCCGGTTCTCGGCGATGCTCCGCGAGGCCGTCCACACCGTCACCCTGGCCGTCCTCGCCGCCGGGGGCGCCACCTCCCGCACGGTCCTGGACGCCGCCGTCGCCACCGTGCGCGACGCCGGGCTCGACGACTGCACCCAGGAGCAGCTGTTCACCGTCGCCGAGGTGCTGGCCGCCGACACCGGACGGGGCTCCGGTTCCGATCCGGCCGCCGAGGCCTGCGGCCCGACCCTCGCCATCGAGCTGCACGAGGTGCTGGCCCCGCTCGCCCCGCACCTGGCCACCGCCGGCCGCGAGTCCGTCCTCCTCCAGGGCGCCAGGATCGCGCTCGCCGACGGGCCCTACCGCACCGCCGAGCGCCAGGTCCTGACCACGGTCGGCAGCGCCCTCCAGCTCCCCGCCGACGACACCGCCCGCCTGCTGGCGGCAGCCGCCCGTACGCCCTCGTAGAGCCTCCCGGCCTCCCTCTGCCGCCGGCCCGCCACGGTCCGGACCCCGGGTGGGCGACAATGGACCCATGAGCTTGTTCCGGGACGACGGCGTCGTGCTGCGTACGCAGAAACTGGGCGAGGCCGACCGGATCATCACGATCCTGACCCGCGGCCACGGCCGGGTGCGGGCCGTCGCCCGCGGGGTGCGCCGCACCAAATCCAAGTTCGGCGCCCGCCTGGAGCCCTTCTCCCACGTCGACGTGCAGTTCTTCGCCCGCGGCAGCGAGCTGGTCGGCCGCGGGCTGCCGCTCTGCACCCAGAGCGAGACGATCGCCCCCTACGGCGGCGGGATCGTCGCCGACTACGCCCGCTACACGGCGGGCACCGCGATGCTGGAGACCGCCGAGCGGTTCACCGACCACGAGGGCGAACCGGCCGTCCAGCAGTATCTGCTGCTCGTCGGCGGCCTGCGCACCCTCGCCCGGGGCGAGCACGCCCCCCACCTGATCCTGGACGCGTTCCTGCTGCGCTCGCTCGCGGTCAACGGGTACGCACCCAGCTTCGAGGACTGCGCCAAGTGCGGAATGCCCGGACCGAACCGGTTCTTCTCCGTCGCGGCGGGGGGCGTCATATGCGGTGACTGCCGGGTGCCCGGCAGCGTCGTACCCTCGGCACAGGCCCTGGCCCTGCTGAGCGCGCTGCTCAGCGGCGACTGGGCGACGGCGGACGCGTGCGAGGCACGTCATGTCAGGGAGGGGAGCGGGCTGGTGTCCGCCTATCTGCACTGGCATCTGGAGCGCGGACTGCGCTCACTGCGGTACGTGGAGAAGTGACGCGGTGCGTCGGGCAGACGACGCGGTGCGTGGATAGGACCCACCGGCAATTGGGGGGTGGGAGAAGGAGCGGGGCTGGGTGCGTGCAGCTGCAAGGCGGAGGATTGAGGCATGGCGGAGCCATGGTGATTGACGACAACGCGGCAGATGTGCGTGCCCAGCCCCGTGACGCCGCCCCCCAATTGCCGGTGGGTCCAAGTGACACAGGGAGACTGAGAAGCTCATGGCAGTACGCGGGATCCTCGGCGGCCGTAACCGGCGCACGTACAAGACCCCCGAGCCGCACCCCACGGGCGCGACGCCTCCGAAGATCCCCGGCGAGCTGGTGCCCCAGCACGTTGCCGTCGTGATGGACGGCAACGGCCGCTGGGCCAAGGAGCGGGGCCTGCCGCGCACCGAGGGCCACAAGGTCGGTGAGGGCGTCGTCATGGACGTTCTCAAGGGCTGTATCGAGATGGGCGTGAAGAACCTCTCGCTCTACGCCTTCTCCACGGAGAACTGGAAGCGCTCGCCGGACGAGGTGAAGTTCCTGATGAACTTCAACCGCGACGTGATCCGCCGCCGCCGCGACGAGATGGACGAGCTCGGCATCCGCATCCGCTGGGTGGGCCGTATGCCCAAGCTGTGGAAGTCCGTCGTCCAGGAGCTCCAGGTCGCCCAGGAGCAGACCAAGGACAACGACAGGATGACGCTGTACTTCTGCGTCAACTACGGCGGCCGCGCCGAGATCGCGGACGCCGCGCAGCGCATCGCCCAGGACGTGGCGGCCGGGAGGCTCGACCCGTCCAAGGTCAACGAGAAGACGTTCGCGAAGTACACGTACTACCCGGACATGCCGGACGTGGACCTCTTCGTGCGCCCCAGCGGCGAGCAGCGGACCTCGAACTACCTGATCTGGCAGAGCGCGTACGCGGAGATGGTCTTCCAGGACGTTCTCTGGCCGGATTTCGACCGTCGGGACCTGTGGCGGGCCTGTCTGGAGTACGCCCAGCGCGACCGCCGCTTCGGCGGGGCGGAGGCGGTGGAGGCGGCGAAGGCCGCCAAGGCCGCTGAAGCCGCTGAGGCCGCCAAGAAGTGACGTGAAAGCGACGCGGAAAGTGACGTGAAAGAAGCGGGCCCGGGACGTGTACAACGCTCCGGGCCCGCTTCTTCTCGTCCGTGTTGCGCTCGTTACGCCTTGCTCGCGGCGCACTCCGCGCACGTGCCGAACACCTCGACGGTGTGCGCGACGTTCACATAGCCGTGCTGGGCGGCGATCATCTCGGCCCACTGCTCGACGGCCGGGCCCTCGACTTCCACCGCCTTGCCGCAGAGCCGGCAGACCAGATGGTGGTGGTGGTCACCGGTCGAGCACCGCCGGTAGACGGACTCGCCCTCGGCGGTGCGCAGGACGTCGACCTCACCCGCGTCGGCGAGGGACTGCAAGGTCCGGTAGACCGTCGTCAGGCCCACGGAGTCGCCGCGGTGCTTGAGGACGTCGTGCAGCTCCTGGGCGCTGCGGAACTCGTCGACCTCGTCGAGCGCCGCCGCCACCGCCGCCCGCTGCCGGGTGGACCGGCCGCGTACCGGCGCTGCGTTCGTGCCACTGATCGGCGCCGTGGCCACAGCTGCCTCCTCGTGTCGCCCGTACATGTGTCGGGCCATTGTGCCAGCCCGGCCGGGCGCCGCCGGCGAACACGTACGGTGCGACTCGGTCACCCGCGCCGCGGTCACACCCGTACGTCGTCCCTGTCCCGGCGGGCCCCCGGTACCTCAAGGGTGCACTCGGCCCCCTTCGCCTCGCTCGCCCGGGCCCGGCGTCTCGCGAGCGGAGCGGCGAGCGCGGTCAGCGCCACGAACACCGCGATGGCCAGCAGCACGATCGTCGCGCCCGGCGGAACGTCCTGGTAGTACGAGGTCACGGTGCCGGTGAGGGTCACGGTCGTGCCGATCACCACGGCCAGCACGAACGTGACCTTGAAGGACTTGGTGATCTGCTGCGCCGCCGCCACGGGCACCACCATCAGCGCGCTGACCAGCAGCAGGCCGACGACCCGCATCGCGACGGTCACGGTCACGGCGGCGGTCACCGCGATCAGCAGGTTCAGCACCCGCACCGGCAGCCCGGACACCCGGGCGAACTCCTCGTCCTGGCTGACGGCGAACAGCTGCCGCCGCAGCCCCACCGTGACCAGCACCACGAAGGCGGCCAGTACGCAGATCGCGATGACGTCCGACTCGGAGACCGTGGCCAGTGAGCCGAAGAGGTACGAGGTCAGGTTGGCGTTGGAACCCGTGTCGGACAGGTTGATCAGCATGACGCCGCCCGCCATGCCGCCGTAGAACAGCATCGCCAGGGCGAGGTCGCCGCGCGTGTGTCCGTACCAGCGGATCAGCTCCATCACGACCGCGCCGGCCACCGCTACGGCGGTGGCCATCCAGACCGGGCTGGTGGAGAGCAGGAAGCCGAGGCCGACGCCGGTCATCGCGATGTGCCCGATGCCGTCGCCCATCAGGGCCTGTCGGCGCTGCACCAGGTAGATGCCGATGGCGGGCGCGGTGATGCCGACCAGGACGGCCGCGAGAAGCGCCCGCTGCATGAAGGGAGGATTCAGGAATTCCAGCATCATCAGGTCAGCAGTCCCGTCCGGACGGGCTCGGCGGCCGCGTGGGGGTGTACGTGGTCGTGGCCGGGCAGCGCGTGCTGGCCGAGCGCCTCGGGCGGCGGCCCGTCGTGGGTCACGCAGCCGTCGCGCAGGACGACGGCCCGGTCGATCAGGGGCTCCAGCGGGCCCAGCTCGTGCAGCACGAGCAGCACGGAGGTGCCCAGCGCCACCTGCTTGCGCAGGGTCGAGGCGAGGATCTCCTGGCTGGCCAGGTCGACCCCGGCCATCGGCTCGTCCATGATCAGCAGCTCCGGCTCGGCGGCCAGGGCGCGGGCGATCAGGACCCGCTGGTGCTGGCCCCCGGACAGCGCGCTCACGGAGTCCTTGGCGCGGTCGGCGAGGCCCACCAGCGCGATGGCCCGGTCCACGGCCGCCCGGTCGGCCTTC from Streptomyces sp. CA-278952 carries:
- a CDS encoding isoprenyl transferase: MAVRGILGGRNRRTYKTPEPHPTGATPPKIPGELVPQHVAVVMDGNGRWAKERGLPRTEGHKVGEGVVMDVLKGCIEMGVKNLSLYAFSTENWKRSPDEVKFLMNFNRDVIRRRRDEMDELGIRIRWVGRMPKLWKSVVQELQVAQEQTKDNDRMTLYFCVNYGGRAEIADAAQRIAQDVAAGRLDPSKVNEKTFAKYTYYPDMPDVDLFVRPSGEQRTSNYLIWQSAYAEMVFQDVLWPDFDRRDLWRACLEYAQRDRRFGGAEAVEAAKAAKAAEAAEAAKK
- a CDS encoding metal ABC transporter ATP-binding protein codes for the protein MPERESTTHEPVATAHEPVIALRGASATLGARPVLRGVDLTVHRGEVVALLGANGSGKSTAVRSVIGQVPLTGGTVELFGTELRRFRRWGRIGYVPQRTTAAGGVPATIREVVASGRLSRTGLRWPGKADRAAVDRAIALVGLADRAKDSVSALSGGQHQRVLIARALAAEPELLIMDEPMAGVDLASQEILASTLRKQVALGTSVLLVLHELGPLEPLIDRAVVLRDGCVTHDGPPPEALGQHALPGHDHVHPHAAAEPVRTGLLT
- a CDS encoding Fur family transcriptional regulator, giving the protein MATAPISGTNAAPVRGRSTRQRAAVAAALDEVDEFRSAQELHDVLKHRGDSVGLTTVYRTLQSLADAGEVDVLRTAEGESVYRRCSTGDHHHHLVCRLCGKAVEVEGPAVEQWAEMIAAQHGYVNVAHTVEVFGTCAECAASKA
- a CDS encoding metal ABC transporter permease; protein product: MMLEFLNPPFMQRALLAAVLVGITAPAIGIYLVQRRQALMGDGIGHIAMTGVGLGFLLSTSPVWMATAVAVAGAVVMELIRWYGHTRGDLALAMLFYGGMAGGVMLINLSDTGSNANLTSYLFGSLATVSESDVIAICVLAAFVVLVTVGLRRQLFAVSQDEEFARVSGLPVRVLNLLIAVTAAVTVTVAMRVVGLLLVSALMVVPVAAAQQITKSFKVTFVLAVVIGTTVTLTGTVTSYYQDVPPGATIVLLAIAVFVALTALAAPLARRRARASEAKGAECTLEVPGARRDRDDVRV
- a CDS encoding TerB family tellurite resistance protein is translated as MRSAKGQRALRPVLCGVRTIWDAVGDGAFFCPGCGGDRNYRRLTGRRRLTVLGVPLVGRGETEPVVECAACLTHYAPEALDHPTTTRFSAMLREAVHTVTLAVLAAGGATSRTVLDAAVATVRDAGLDDCTQEQLFTVAEVLAADTGRGSGSDPAAEACGPTLAIELHEVLAPLAPHLATAGRESVLLQGARIALADGPYRTAERQVLTTVGSALQLPADDTARLLAAAARTPS
- the recO gene encoding DNA repair protein RecO; this encodes MSLFRDDGVVLRTQKLGEADRIITILTRGHGRVRAVARGVRRTKSKFGARLEPFSHVDVQFFARGSELVGRGLPLCTQSETIAPYGGGIVADYARYTAGTAMLETAERFTDHEGEPAVQQYLLLVGGLRTLARGEHAPHLILDAFLLRSLAVNGYAPSFEDCAKCGMPGPNRFFSVAAGGVICGDCRVPGSVVPSAQALALLSALLSGDWATADACEARHVREGSGLVSAYLHWHLERGLRSLRYVEK
- the leuA gene encoding 2-isopropylmalate synthase; this encodes MTTVNPAGNPVNPARDSVGRPTPITNATQLQKPSGMPVHKYRGYEAVDIADRTWPDNRITVAPRWLSTDLRDGNQALIDPMSPARKREMFDLLVAMGYKEIEVGFPSSGETDFNFVRSIIEEGAIPEDVTISVLTQAREELIERTVESLVGARRATVHLYNATAPTFRRVVFRGSRDEVKQIAVDGTRLVMEYAEKILGPETTFGYQYSPEIFTDTELDFALEVCEAVCDVWQPEEGREIILNLPATVERSTPSTHADRFEWMSRNLTRREFVCLSVHPHNDRGTAVAAAELAIMAGADRIEGCLFGQGERTGNVDLVTLGMNLFSQGVDPQIDFSQIDEIRRTSEYCNQMEIHPRHPYAGDLVYTAFSGSHQDAIKKGFDALERDAAVQGKTVDDIEWAVPYLPIDPKDVGRSYEAVIRVNSQSGKGGIAYVLKNDHKLDLPRRMQIEFSRIIQAKTDAEGGEVTPGQIWTTFQDEYLPNAENAVARWGRVQLRSGQTTTDTDGRDTLTVEATVDGTDTVLSGTGNGPISAFFEALQAIGIDARLLDYTEHTMSEGASAQAASYIECAIDGKVLWGIGIDANTTRASLKAVVSAVNRAAR